From bacterium, the proteins below share one genomic window:
- a CDS encoding rRNA pseudouridine synthase, whose translation MTLRLNKFISQCGMASRRGADTLIAEGKVVVNGEVVTKLGHVIDENTDEVLVNGVHCRQPQSNVYIAMNKPKGYLVTLKDDFGRKTIQRLITNLGHRVYPIGRLDLDSEGLLLLTDDGELAFRLAHPSYGIKKLYTVRVKGNFSQENLRHFFDGIALEDGHVAHAKAKILDNDDNTTFLSIELQEGRKREIRQMCKAIGYPVISLVRVKFDDITLQGIDKGKWRYLLPVEVERLKRKVGMI comes from the coding sequence TTGACACTGCGACTTAACAAATTCATCTCCCAATGCGGGATGGCGTCCCGGCGCGGGGCTGACACACTCATTGCCGAAGGCAAAGTCGTCGTCAATGGGGAAGTGGTCACAAAATTGGGACACGTCATCGACGAAAACACCGACGAGGTTCTCGTCAACGGCGTCCATTGCCGCCAACCGCAAAGCAACGTCTACATCGCCATGAACAAACCCAAGGGCTACCTTGTCACGCTCAAAGACGACTTTGGCCGCAAGACAATCCAGCGTTTGATAACCAATCTCGGCCACCGTGTCTACCCGATTGGCCGCCTCGATCTCGACTCCGAAGGTCTACTGCTGTTGACCGACGATGGCGAACTCGCCTTTCGACTCGCCCACCCAAGTTACGGCATCAAAAAGCTTTACACGGTTCGCGTGAAGGGTAACTTCAGTCAGGAAAACCTCCGCCACTTCTTTGACGGCATTGCCTTGGAGGATGGTCACGTCGCCCACGCCAAAGCCAAAATCCTCGACAACGACGACAACACTACCTTCCTGTCAATCGAATTGCAGGAGGGCCGCAAACGCGAAATCCGCCAGATGTGCAAAGCCATCGGCTACCCGGTGATCTCGCTTGTCCGCGTCAAATTCGACGACATCACCCTGCAGGGCATCGACAAAGGCAAATGGCGCTACCTTCTCCCCGTCGAGGTCGAACGCCTCAAACGCAAAGTCGGCATGATCTAA
- the scpB gene encoding SMC-Scp complex subunit ScpB yields MSSDSNQIGYTEDEMNLIEAVLFSSPRPMPVTELKKLLTSRHKGGVKGIVDKLNEKYTANNNTFRVREIAGGFQYYLITDYAVQVEKYFSVQRERRLTPAGLETLAIIAYKQPITKGEIEQIRGVAADGVIQTLLERKLIKPAGRAEKIGKPLLYATASKFLEYFGIAGIEQLPKLAELGPKAVDPHRQPELAFADSDETIEENEAESMASALSQLDKHPDVDELDSDIELDDLAETLEPDDDKIPEA; encoded by the coding sequence ATGTCGTCCGACTCTAATCAGATTGGCTATACCGAAGACGAAATGAACCTCATCGAAGCGGTGCTGTTTTCCTCGCCGCGCCCGATGCCGGTTACCGAACTCAAGAAGCTCCTGACCTCGCGCCACAAAGGCGGCGTCAAGGGTATCGTCGATAAGCTCAACGAAAAATACACCGCCAACAACAACACCTTCCGTGTTCGCGAGATCGCCGGCGGATTCCAATACTACCTGATCACCGACTACGCCGTGCAGGTCGAGAAGTATTTCTCCGTCCAGCGCGAACGTCGCCTGACTCCAGCCGGTCTCGAAACCCTCGCCATCATCGCCTACAAGCAACCGATTACCAAGGGCGAGATCGAACAGATTCGCGGCGTCGCCGCCGACGGCGTAATCCAGACCTTGCTCGAACGCAAGCTGATTAAACCTGCCGGCAGGGCGGAAAAGATCGGCAAACCGTTACTTTATGCAACTGCCTCTAAGTTCTTGGAATACTTTGGTATCGCCGGCATCGAACAGCTCCCGAAATTGGCCGAGCTTGGCCCCAAAGCCGTCGATCCGCATCGCCAGCCTGAACTCGCTTTCGCCGATTCCGATGAGACTATCGAGGAGAACGAAGCCGAGTCCATGGCGTCTGCCTTGAGCCAACTTGACAAACACCCGGATGTCGACGAACTCGACTCCGACATCGAACTTGATGATCTGGCCGAGACCCTCGAGCCCGACGATGATAAGATCCCCGAAGCTTGA
- a CDS encoding HNH endonuclease has translation MLTDPVLVVNQNYEPLVTTSVKRAIVLVYLGKASLVESRNGHRVRSVSRSVEEPSIVRLELYARVPYRQVMLNRKNVIKRDNGVCQYCGTTHGNMTVDHVIPTVRGGADAWDNLVCACERCNNKKGNRTPDEAGMPLANRPRKPSHLTFIRQLVRKGDEVWKKYLFVG, from the coding sequence ATGCTAACTGACCCTGTACTAGTCGTCAATCAGAACTACGAGCCGTTGGTCACCACCAGCGTTAAGAGAGCTATTGTCTTGGTTTATCTCGGAAAAGCGTCACTCGTCGAAAGCCGCAACGGACATCGCGTCCGCTCGGTCTCGCGTTCGGTCGAAGAACCCTCTATCGTCCGGCTCGAGTTATACGCCCGCGTTCCTTATCGCCAGGTCATGCTCAATCGCAAGAACGTCATCAAACGCGACAACGGCGTCTGCCAGTACTGCGGCACGACCCACGGCAATATGACCGTCGACCACGTCATTCCCACCGTTCGCGGCGGCGCCGACGCCTGGGACAACCTCGTCTGTGCCTGCGAACGCTGCAATAACAAGAAGGGCAACCGCACGCCCGATGAGGCTGGCATGCCGCTCGCCAATCGTCCGCGCAAGCCCAGCCACCTCACCTTTATCCGCCAGCTCGTTCGCAAAGGCGACGAAGTCTGGAAAAAATATCTCTTCGTTGGGTAG
- a CDS encoding GNAT family N-acetyltransferase produces the protein MKKLKVTVRRTRESDLFECWQMIARTMNDLFKRSGKKPFKFTATSADPTMIHFRKVDPEASYVALNAKGAIVGFTQALIRGNEWYLAYLFVDPQYQSTGVGQKLLKLAMDYGRKNGEITRWALSTFAYNPQALAIYSKMGMTPQIALLVMTRDWKGDKKPAPIKPKMRLTMQVVTTHKLINRLTKLDIKVRGTARPEEHFFWTGDDKHTQLAFYDDKTLVGYSVVGATARIGPVAATKPEYLSSILAMSVNYGLEIGQARQLIFVNGENVEVVQSLLQSGFHIEEATVVMASERFSDSSRYVPGHLAHY, from the coding sequence ATGAAAAAGCTCAAAGTTACCGTCCGCCGAACGCGCGAAAGCGATTTGTTCGAATGCTGGCAGATGATTGCCCGCACAATGAATGATTTGTTCAAGAGGAGCGGCAAGAAGCCGTTCAAGTTCACTGCGACCAGCGCTGACCCTACGATGATTCATTTTCGCAAGGTTGATCCGGAAGCGTCCTACGTTGCGCTAAATGCCAAAGGTGCGATTGTCGGATTTACGCAGGCGTTGATACGAGGAAATGAATGGTATCTGGCGTATCTCTTCGTTGATCCGCAATATCAGTCGACAGGAGTCGGCCAGAAATTGTTGAAGCTGGCGATGGATTATGGCCGCAAGAATGGCGAGATCACGCGCTGGGCGCTGTCGACATTTGCGTACAACCCGCAGGCGCTGGCGATTTACAGCAAGATGGGAATGACGCCGCAGATCGCACTGTTGGTGATGACCCGTGATTGGAAAGGTGATAAGAAACCCGCGCCGATCAAGCCGAAAATGCGACTGACGATGCAAGTTGTGACGACGCATAAGCTGATCAATCGATTGACGAAACTTGATATCAAAGTACGCGGGACGGCACGACCGGAGGAGCATTTCTTCTGGACAGGCGACGATAAGCACACACAGTTGGCGTTTTATGATGACAAAACGCTGGTGGGATACAGCGTTGTCGGGGCGACGGCACGAATTGGTCCGGTTGCGGCGACGAAGCCTGAGTATTTGTCGTCGATATTGGCGATGTCAGTGAATTATGGACTTGAGATTGGGCAGGCGCGTCAGTTGATTTTCGTGAATGGCGAAAATGTCGAAGTGGTGCAGTCGCTATTGCAGTCGGGGTTCCATATTGAGGAAGCGACGGTTGTGATGGCGAGCGAGCGGTTTTCGGATTCGAGCCGTTATGTGCCGGGGCATTTGGCGCATTATTAG
- a CDS encoding (d)CMP kinase, whose translation MTQKRRLTDIVIAIDGPAGAGKSTTAREVARRLDLLFLDTGAMYRAITLKAIRSGLDLNDQPKIVDMTNSTTLLFKIIDHEQHLFMDGEDVSAEIRRPDVTAGTTPISGHAEVRKILVKWQQEIGARGGVVAEGRDTTSVVFPNAEVKIFMLADLQARAERRVRDLAKIGVTTTVAEQQELLAKRDHADSSRAASPLTKVPDAREIDTSNLTFEEQVQKIIDLAHQVTTV comes from the coding sequence ATGACACAGAAACGGAGACTGACCGATATCGTAATCGCCATCGACGGCCCCGCCGGGGCAGGGAAGAGCACCACCGCTCGCGAAGTCGCGCGCCGGCTCGACCTGTTGTTCCTCGACACCGGAGCCATGTACCGGGCGATCACGCTTAAGGCGATCCGTAGCGGCCTTGATCTTAACGATCAGCCGAAGATTGTCGACATGACAAACAGTACGACGTTGTTGTTCAAGATCATCGATCACGAACAACATCTGTTCATGGACGGCGAAGACGTCTCGGCGGAAATCCGCCGCCCCGATGTCACCGCCGGTACCACTCCGATTTCCGGCCACGCCGAGGTCCGCAAAATCCTCGTCAAGTGGCAGCAGGAAATCGGCGCTCGCGGCGGCGTTGTCGCCGAAGGACGTGACACTACCTCGGTCGTTTTTCCGAACGCCGAAGTGAAGATATTTATGCTGGCCGATCTGCAGGCGCGCGCCGAACGACGAGTGCGCGATCTGGCAAAGATCGGCGTGACGACAACCGTCGCCGAACAGCAGGAACTTTTAGCGAAACGCGATCACGCGGATTCGAGTAGGGCGGCATCGCCACTTACCAAAGTGCCAGATGCACGTGAGATTGACACTTCTAACCTTACCTTCGAAGAGCAGGTCCAAAAAATCATTGATCTCGCCCATCAGGTAACCACAGTTTGA
- a CDS encoding 1-acyl-sn-glycerol-3-phosphate acyltransferase: MSLVYRLAQISIRLAGWLLGWKVIGRENVPAGPALIASNHLSNYDPPMLGSVLSMRVFYFAKVELFRNRAIGWFLRGVHAFPVNRGKADRHAWKQSQDILKRGDQLIFFPEGTRSKDGEVQSGQPGMARLAFATGAPVVPAAICGSNRIKDVLFRRAKLRVGFAQPIYLSDYDSPEDDKARYDKLTDDVMAAIRRLKTEIEAT, from the coding sequence TTGAGTCTCGTATATCGCCTTGCCCAAATTTCAATCCGTCTCGCGGGATGGCTTCTGGGGTGGAAAGTCATCGGTCGCGAAAATGTTCCCGCAGGTCCGGCGCTGATTGCGTCTAACCACCTCTCGAATTATGACCCGCCCATGTTGGGGTCGGTCTTGTCGATGAGAGTGTTTTATTTCGCCAAGGTCGAACTGTTTCGCAATAGGGCGATTGGTTGGTTTCTGCGCGGCGTCCATGCCTTTCCGGTAAATCGCGGCAAAGCCGACCGCCACGCCTGGAAACAGTCGCAGGACATTCTCAAGCGCGGTGATCAGTTGATCTTCTTTCCGGAAGGCACGCGCTCGAAAGACGGCGAAGTCCAATCCGGTCAGCCCGGCATGGCGCGTCTCGCATTCGCCACCGGAGCACCGGTCGTCCCTGCAGCCATCTGCGGGTCGAATCGTATAAAAGATGTCTTGTTCCGCCGCGCCAAATTGCGCGTCGGATTCGCGCAGCCGATCTACTTGAGCGATTACGATTCGCCCGAGGATGACAAGGCGCGCTATGATAAATTGACGGACGACGTCATGGCCGCGATTCGCCGCCTCAAAACGGAAATCGAAGCCACCTGA
- a CDS encoding metallophosphoesterase: protein MRQFYLALGAGAFVLVLGLGQVLLMRVLNTIWWRNRTVKRLSLGILVFTFASALGWAILVYLKFSTALIYVFATMTTIAAVLNFALLVSLPFSGVINTIMHFITKNREKKGHTQHDEPKSRQRRLVLQGAAAMFPVGAVALGSGGMTKAFSGVDVREIPFYYEDLPPDLDGFKIFHVSDSHLGPYVDNDDIAALMLKAEPFKPDILLFSGDIADDLTMLPDCIKLVEQLKAKYGAYASMGNHDYYRGAPEVIAAFDKSSVPMLIDRGVAIKVGKAELYVGGADDPRRMGDRYDDFLRNTFDRALDQSSSDSFKVVMSHRPSGFDTAIERGVQLTLSGHTHGCQIGFMGEPIFNEWGGERYVWGQYKKGNSQVYTSSGVGHWFPFRLGCPTEAPIIVLKRGKDPNPEKGRVV from the coding sequence GTGAGGCAATTCTATTTAGCATTGGGAGCCGGTGCATTTGTGCTGGTACTTGGCCTCGGGCAGGTACTGCTGATGCGCGTCCTCAATACGATTTGGTGGCGCAATCGCACGGTTAAGCGGTTGTCGCTGGGGATACTGGTGTTTACTTTTGCTTCGGCACTTGGCTGGGCAATACTGGTCTATCTTAAATTCAGCACAGCGTTGATTTATGTTTTCGCGACGATGACAACCATTGCGGCGGTGCTGAATTTTGCGCTGTTGGTGTCACTTCCCTTTTCGGGTGTGATCAATACGATCATGCATTTCATTACGAAGAATCGCGAGAAAAAGGGACACACACAGCACGATGAGCCGAAATCGCGGCAGCGCCGATTGGTGCTTCAGGGCGCGGCAGCGATGTTTCCGGTGGGTGCAGTAGCGCTTGGATCGGGAGGAATGACGAAGGCTTTCTCGGGCGTAGATGTGCGCGAGATACCATTCTATTATGAAGACCTTCCCCCTGATCTCGATGGGTTCAAGATATTTCATGTGTCGGATAGTCATCTCGGTCCTTACGTGGACAATGATGATATTGCTGCGTTGATGTTGAAGGCCGAGCCGTTTAAGCCGGACATTCTGCTTTTCTCCGGCGATATTGCGGATGATTTGACGATGCTGCCTGATTGCATCAAATTGGTGGAACAGCTCAAGGCGAAGTATGGCGCGTACGCTTCGATGGGTAATCACGATTACTATCGCGGGGCGCCGGAAGTTATTGCGGCGTTTGACAAGAGCAGTGTGCCGATGCTGATTGATCGCGGTGTTGCGATCAAGGTTGGCAAGGCAGAATTGTATGTCGGCGGTGCGGATGATCCACGGCGTATGGGTGATCGATATGACGATTTTCTGCGCAATACGTTTGACCGGGCACTGGACCAGTCGAGCAGCGACAGTTTCAAGGTAGTGATGAGCCACCGCCCGAGCGGATTTGATACGGCGATTGAGCGGGGTGTTCAACTTACGCTTTCCGGACACACGCATGGATGCCAGATAGGTTTTATGGGCGAGCCGATCTTCAATGAATGGGGCGGCGAACGATATGTTTGGGGACAATATAAGAAAGGCAATTCGCAGGTGTACACTTCAAGCGGAGTGGGACATTGGTTTCCGTTTCGATTGGGATGTCCGACAGAGGCGCCGATTATAGTTTTGAAAAGAGGGAAAGATCCGAATCCGGAAAAGGGACGGGTTGTTTAA
- a CDS encoding GAF domain-containing protein: MSQYLYLVLLVMTSYGLSRSRERLFGDSPETYNKLMAGLVSWGLLLLLTSIANSDLINKIPILSDAQYRYPLEALLLVAGGTFIVSAIFTWLPRLIAARETTSALQARSDYTSEMTRILKANSRDMHQLQHAVARLLKFTSVDTIRVNKPIIDPDPVVNTGLENRLSQFYDVLSEGNYVFLSEGFGHHTTPVALMPIRVDQEGVDAILGLWTSADVVTDSLLDNLQLTTDVLMIGGFASGVEHESNDPYESLFNSLRVDLMDADRISDHIRQIYDRLRERIDFSILRIAVFDPRGYNVTQHCLGVGKNLLTDRDRSISTLKTQLGALFSEPQLAFCDDLQGSAYEDDNWLASCGARCAVTIPLISNNTVVAAVTLASTTNSLSREFGERIAPALTEVLLSLVKQDLMAQQLVAYNRQILNLTGALKTVVSGGDTKVMLQELLELLVKKVPTTYCRMWRYHPETESLEFVADSRSRDIGEQAPAQSTIALDRVHWHRQAVITGRVMVINQRETRTQMDEDEESLALIAGTRSALIIPLMSGSRTIGVISLAELRCWERNNFSLSETLFSRALANIIAQVLANHINSEETQTLRRQVSVMQQRNIAGELFAELPMRLSTPLTSIMARTDQLMNSVAVKDEAASVHLLAIKRQTEKIVTEVRNIQDIRRGMQTTI; encoded by the coding sequence AACGTACAACAAACTCATGGCCGGATTGGTTTCATGGGGACTGCTGTTACTACTCACTTCGATTGCCAATAGCGATTTAATCAATAAAATTCCGATACTCTCCGACGCACAATATCGCTACCCACTCGAAGCGCTGCTTCTCGTCGCAGGCGGCACGTTCATCGTCTCTGCCATATTCACCTGGCTGCCGCGTTTGATCGCCGCGCGTGAAACAACAAGCGCACTGCAGGCACGTTCAGACTACACTTCGGAAATGACCCGCATTCTCAAAGCCAATTCGCGCGACATGCACCAACTCCAACACGCAGTTGCCCGTTTGCTCAAGTTCACTTCTGTCGATACGATCCGCGTCAACAAGCCGATTATCGACCCTGACCCGGTTGTCAACACTGGTTTGGAGAATCGCCTCTCGCAGTTCTATGATGTTCTCTCGGAAGGCAACTACGTATTTCTTTCCGAAGGATTCGGACATCACACAACGCCGGTCGCGCTTATGCCGATCAGGGTTGATCAGGAAGGCGTTGATGCCATCCTCGGGCTCTGGACAAGTGCCGATGTCGTCACAGATTCGTTGCTGGACAATCTCCAACTCACGACTGATGTGCTAATGATTGGCGGATTTGCATCCGGTGTCGAACACGAATCCAACGATCCATACGAATCACTGTTCAACTCACTGCGCGTCGACCTCATGGATGCTGACCGCATCTCTGACCACATCCGGCAAATCTACGACAGATTGCGGGAGCGTATCGACTTCAGCATCCTGCGCATTGCAGTCTTTGACCCGCGTGGCTACAACGTCACTCAGCATTGTCTCGGGGTAGGGAAGAACCTCCTCACTGATCGCGACCGCTCAATCAGTACCCTGAAAACGCAACTTGGCGCGCTCTTCAGTGAGCCGCAGTTGGCATTCTGTGACGATTTGCAGGGAAGTGCCTACGAGGACGACAACTGGCTCGCCTCTTGTGGCGCCCGCTGTGCCGTCACCATTCCCCTGATCTCCAATAACACTGTGGTCGCAGCAGTAACTCTTGCATCGACCACTAACTCTTTGTCGCGCGAATTCGGCGAAAGAATTGCCCCCGCGCTAACGGAAGTTCTGTTGTCGCTGGTCAAGCAAGACCTCATGGCACAGCAATTGGTCGCTTACAATCGCCAAATTCTCAATCTCACCGGCGCCTTGAAAACAGTAGTATCAGGCGGTGACACTAAGGTCATGTTGCAGGAACTGCTGGAGCTTCTGGTCAAGAAAGTCCCGACCACCTATTGCCGCATGTGGCGCTACCACCCTGAAACCGAATCACTCGAGTTCGTCGCCGATTCGCGCAGTCGCGATATTGGCGAACAAGCGCCGGCGCAGTCGACCATCGCACTCGATCGCGTTCACTGGCACAGACAGGCCGTAATCACTGGCCGCGTGATGGTGATTAATCAGCGCGAAACACGCACGCAAATGGACGAGGATGAAGAATCGCTCGCTCTCATCGCCGGCACTCGTTCGGCCCTGATTATCCCGTTGATGAGCGGTTCAAGAACTATCGGCGTCATCTCACTTGCGGAACTGCGCTGTTGGGAACGCAACAATTTCTCGCTCTCCGAAACGCTCTTCTCGCGTGCCCTTGCAAACATCATCGCGCAGGTGCTGGCCAATCATATCAACAGCGAAGAGACTCAAACCTTGCGCCGTCAAGTTTCTGTCATGCAGCAGCGCAACATCGCCGGCGAGTTGTTCGCCGAACTCCCGATGCGTCTCTCGACACCGTTGACATCGATTATGGCGCGCACTGATCAGTTGATGAATTCCGTAGCGGTCAAGGACGAAGCTGCTTCTGTGCATCTCTTGGCGATCAAACGCCAAACCGAGAAGATCGTCACCGAAGTCCGCAACATCCAGGACATCCGCCGCGGCATGCAAACGACCATTTAG
- the trpS gene encoding tryptophan--tRNA ligase, which translates to MAKKVILSGMQPTGKLHLGNLEGALANWVRLQNEYDMYCCIVDWHALTADYDKTADLDDKIVQMAIDYLAAGLDPKKCAIFIQSQVKEHAELHLLFSMITPTPWLERVPSHKEKVEKLGLDSYGFLGYPLLQAADILLYRADFVPVGKDQVPHIELTREVGRRFNGIYGEVFPDPQALLTKIPVVPGIDGQKMSKSYGNEIPIAEKPEETEAKIKKMFTDPQKLRKGDPGRPEICPVFALHQLYTPQAEIDRIDTDCRSGALGCVACKKQLADDINKALEPIRSKRTALESDIDFVNDMLEDGANRARVRAQETMTMVREKMNLR; encoded by the coding sequence ATGGCTAAAAAAGTTATTCTCTCCGGCATGCAACCTACCGGCAAGTTGCATCTCGGTAATCTCGAAGGCGCCCTCGCAAATTGGGTGCGTCTGCAAAACGAATACGACATGTATTGCTGCATCGTCGACTGGCACGCGCTGACCGCCGATTATGACAAGACCGCTGACCTCGATGACAAAATCGTCCAGATGGCAATCGACTATCTTGCCGCCGGTCTCGATCCGAAAAAGTGCGCCATCTTCATTCAGTCGCAGGTCAAAGAACACGCTGAACTGCACTTGTTGTTCTCGATGATCACCCCGACCCCGTGGCTCGAACGCGTTCCATCGCACAAGGAAAAGGTCGAGAAACTCGGCCTCGACAGCTACGGCTTCCTCGGCTATCCGCTATTGCAGGCCGCCGACATTCTTCTCTATCGCGCTGATTTCGTGCCGGTAGGGAAGGACCAGGTCCCGCATATCGAATTGACCCGCGAGGTCGGTCGCCGTTTCAACGGCATCTATGGCGAGGTCTTTCCCGATCCGCAGGCACTGCTCACCAAGATTCCCGTCGTTCCCGGAATTGACGGCCAGAAAATGAGCAAGTCCTACGGCAACGAGATTCCCATAGCGGAGAAACCCGAAGAGACCGAAGCCAAAATCAAGAAGATGTTCACCGATCCGCAGAAGCTCCGCAAGGGTGATCCTGGCCGTCCCGAAATTTGTCCGGTCTTTGCCTTGCATCAGTTGTATACTCCGCAGGCGGAAATCGACCGCATCGACACCGACTGCCGCTCCGGCGCTCTCGGTTGTGTCGCCTGCAAGAAACAGCTTGCGGACGACATAAATAAAGCGTTAGAACCTATTCGTAGCAAGCGCACGGCGCTCGAAAGCGACATCGACTTTGTCAACGACATGCTCGAGGACGGCGCCAATCGCGCCCGTGTTCGCGCTCAGGAAACGATGACCATGGTTAGAGAGAAGATGAATCTGCGATGA
- a CDS encoding segregation/condensation protein A — protein sequence MSNDNFFDDIQPVSEADSFPIKIEGFEGPLDLLLYLIRNQEIDIYEIPIATITGQYLDYVKMMKLLNLEVAGEYLLMAATLIRIKARLLMPRHAEIEGDDEDPREELIMALLEYKRFKEASEKFAILEVKERQVLKRGDFSYLSPEVQETFTIEATLYDLVRSFSEVMKTAADQPKHEVDNFELSIEDQVEYILGVLETTEQTTLTNLVLANQRRIYYVVTFLAILELAKLQRISARQHQHFGEIYVVRL from the coding sequence ATGAGCAACGATAATTTCTTCGATGATATTCAACCGGTCTCAGAGGCCGATAGCTTCCCGATAAAAATCGAGGGCTTCGAGGGCCCACTCGATCTGTTGCTCTATCTGATTCGCAATCAAGAGATCGACATCTACGAAATTCCCATCGCAACAATTACCGGCCAATATCTCGACTATGTCAAGATGATGAAATTGCTCAACCTCGAAGTTGCCGGCGAATATCTGCTTATGGCCGCCACGCTGATTCGCATCAAGGCGCGTCTGCTGATGCCGCGTCATGCCGAAATCGAAGGCGATGATGAGGACCCGCGCGAAGAGCTGATTATGGCTCTGCTCGAATACAAGCGCTTCAAAGAAGCCTCCGAGAAATTCGCCATCCTCGAAGTCAAAGAGCGCCAGGTGCTCAAACGCGGTGACTTCTCATATCTTAGCCCCGAAGTGCAGGAGACTTTCACCATCGAAGCTACTCTCTACGATCTCGTTCGCTCGTTCTCCGAGGTTATGAAAACCGCCGCCGATCAGCCCAAGCACGAGGTCGACAATTTCGAACTTTCCATCGAGGACCAGGTCGAGTATATCCTCGGCGTGCTCGAAACCACCGAGCAAACCACGCTCACCAACTTGGTGTTGGCGAATCAGCGTCGCATCTACTACGTTGTTACTTTCCTCGCCATTCTCGAATTGGCTAAACTTCAGCGCATCAGCGCCCGTCAGCACCAGCATTTTGGAGAAATCTATGTCGTCCGACTCTAA